One window from the genome of Streptomyces sp. NBC_01476 encodes:
- a CDS encoding helix-turn-helix transcriptional regulator, with product MDRRSETADFLRTRRARITPEQAGLPSDGRPRRVPGLRREEAARLAGVSTEYYTRLEQGRASNPSPEVLASLAEALRLDATEREHLGDLLSRPAAGSRTPASPQRVRPGLYLTLQALDHRPAFILGRRTDVLASNHLARAVLTDFDALPVPQRNLARYYLLDPKARERTGDWERLAAETVAILRLEAGRYPHDRRLADLVGELTLRSPEFTTWWNDHRVLRRSHGAKVYHHPLVGDLHFAYESFQLPGDPDQTLCLYNAEPGSPTAYSLQILAGWNAPQTPAAALRGPHQEG from the coding sequence ATGGACCGCCGCAGTGAGACCGCCGACTTCCTGCGTACCCGCCGTGCCCGGATCACCCCGGAGCAGGCGGGTCTGCCCAGCGACGGGCGGCCCCGGCGGGTCCCGGGGCTGCGCCGGGAGGAGGCCGCCCGGCTGGCCGGGGTGAGCACGGAGTACTACACCCGCCTGGAGCAGGGCCGTGCCTCCAACCCCTCGCCGGAGGTCCTCGCCTCGCTCGCCGAGGCCCTGCGGCTGGACGCCACCGAACGCGAACACCTGGGCGATCTTCTCTCCCGGCCGGCCGCCGGCAGCCGGACCCCGGCGAGCCCCCAGCGGGTGCGGCCCGGCCTCTACCTGACGCTGCAGGCCCTCGACCACCGCCCGGCCTTCATCCTCGGCAGGCGCACCGACGTCCTGGCCTCCAACCACCTGGCCCGCGCGGTCCTCACCGACTTCGACGCCCTGCCGGTGCCCCAGCGCAACCTCGCCCGCTACTACCTCCTGGACCCCAAGGCCCGCGAACGCACCGGGGACTGGGAGCGCCTCGCCGCGGAGACCGTCGCCATACTGCGCCTGGAAGCAGGCCGTTACCCCCATGACCGGCGGCTCGCTGACCTGGTGGGTGAACTGACGCTGCGTTCGCCCGAGTTCACCACGTGGTGGAACGACCACCGGGTGCTGCGGCGCAGCCACGGCGCCAAGGTCTACCACCACCCGCTCGTCGGCGACCTGCACTTCGCCTACGAGTCCTTCCAACTCCCCGGCGACCCCGATCAGACCCTCTGCCTCTACAACGCAGAACCCGGCTCCCCCACCGCTTACTCCCTCCAGATCCTGGCCGGATGGAATGCCCCGCAGACCCCTGCGGCGGCCCTTCGGGGGCCCCACCAGGAAGGTTGA
- a CDS encoding SDR family oxidoreductase, whose translation MTTSSAPSAPSANPLDGRIAVVTGASSGIGEASAEHLASLGATVVVLARRADRLADLVARIEKNGGRALAISADVTDTAAVRAAADRVAAELGGADLLFNNAGVMLPAPVEELRTDQWQHQIDLNITGLMNVIGAFVPQLVTSAGERGVADLINTSSIAAQNIFPNFAVYSGTKAYVTHLSRHLRTELGPKNVRVAAIEPGIVGTELQSHVTDAGALEWLDGSKETVDWLTPQDIARTIGFIAALPPRVNLQQVTIMPTGQTG comes from the coding sequence ATGACCACTTCCTCCGCCCCTTCAGCCCCCTCCGCCAACCCCCTCGACGGCCGGATCGCCGTCGTCACCGGAGCCTCCAGCGGCATCGGTGAGGCGTCCGCCGAGCATCTGGCGTCACTCGGCGCCACGGTCGTCGTCCTGGCCCGGCGCGCCGACCGGCTGGCCGACCTGGTCGCCCGCATCGAGAAGAACGGCGGCAGGGCGCTGGCGATCTCCGCCGACGTCACCGACACCGCGGCCGTGCGGGCCGCCGCCGACCGGGTGGCAGCCGAACTCGGCGGCGCTGACCTGCTGTTCAACAACGCGGGCGTCATGCTCCCGGCGCCGGTCGAGGAGCTGCGCACCGACCAGTGGCAGCACCAGATCGACCTGAACATCACCGGGCTGATGAACGTGATCGGCGCGTTCGTGCCGCAGCTGGTCACGAGCGCCGGCGAGCGCGGTGTGGCCGACCTGATCAACACCTCCTCGATCGCCGCGCAGAACATCTTTCCCAACTTCGCGGTCTACTCCGGCACCAAGGCGTACGTGACCCACCTCTCCCGCCACCTGCGGACCGAGCTGGGACCGAAGAACGTCCGGGTCGCGGCGATCGAGCCGGGCATCGTCGGCACCGAACTGCAGAGCCACGTCACCGACGCCGGCGCCCTGGAATGGCTCGACGGGTCGAAGGAGACGGTGGACTGGCTCACCCCGCAGGACATCGCCAGGACCATCGGCTTCATCGCCGCCCTGCCGCCCCGGGTCAACCTCCAGCAGGTCACCATCATGCCCACCGGGCAGACCGGCTGA
- a CDS encoding GNAT family N-acetyltransferase: protein MTTTTPRYEVRTATLTDPLTQPLLRELEHEYSTRYPSLGGAGRELARYPAQEFEPEHGGLLLLLLRDGEPVAGGAYRRYDEQTAELKRIWTHSGHRREGLARRVVAELERAATAAGYQRVYLTTGPRQPEARGLYLTTGYTALFDLTADPESLGGPLPFAKRLVGDEPLRGTEFRPTPRVDFGRAP from the coding sequence GTGACCACCACCACACCGCGTTACGAGGTACGGACGGCGACGCTCACCGATCCGCTCACCCAGCCGCTGCTGCGGGAACTGGAGCACGAGTACAGCACCCGCTACCCCTCGCTCGGCGGCGCTGGACGGGAACTGGCGCGCTACCCTGCACAGGAGTTCGAACCGGAGCACGGCGGGCTGCTGCTCCTGCTGCTGCGGGACGGCGAACCGGTGGCCGGCGGGGCCTACCGCCGCTACGACGAACAGACCGCCGAGCTCAAAAGGATCTGGACGCACAGCGGCCACCGCCGCGAGGGGCTGGCCCGGCGGGTCGTCGCGGAGCTGGAGCGGGCCGCCACCGCGGCCGGCTACCAGCGAGTCTATCTCACCACCGGACCGCGCCAGCCGGAGGCCAGGGGGCTCTATCTGACGACCGGTTACACAGCGCTCTTCGACCTCACCGCCGACCCGGAGTCCCTGGGCGGGCCGCTGCCCTTCGCCAAACGGCTGGTGGGCGACGAGCCGCTGCGGGGGACGGAGTTCCGGCCGACCCCGCGGGTCGACTTCGGGCGCGCGCCCTGA
- a CDS encoding LLM class flavin-dependent oxidoreductase: MPIEFLGIAATNDGSETNPRSGASFDKEYTLKLARAHEDHGWDRVLFAYRSGSPEPGTAAAYIAANTARLQILLAHRPNVSYPTFAAKEFATLDQISEGRLAVHFITGGNDHEQQREGDFLTKDERYGRTREYIEIVKRVWTEHEAFDHEGEHYRFNDFVSDVFPVRQPHPDVSFGGSSPAAYAAGGAVADIYALWGEPLAETAQQIDAVKAAALAAGRATPPRIQAAFRPIIAPTEELAWEKAHRTVAAIQERRASGAWTRRGGDQPQNSGSQRLIAIAEQGERFDRALWTPTAAATGGAGNSNALVGTPETVAQALLDYYDIGVDIISARGYDLLGDAIDFGRHVIPLVRAEVAKRDAEGTGR; the protein is encoded by the coding sequence ATGCCCATCGAATTCCTCGGGATCGCCGCCACCAACGACGGCTCCGAGACCAACCCGCGCAGCGGGGCGTCCTTCGACAAGGAGTACACGCTCAAGCTCGCCCGTGCCCATGAGGACCACGGCTGGGACCGGGTGCTGTTCGCCTACAGGTCGGGTTCGCCCGAACCCGGCACCGCCGCCGCGTACATCGCCGCGAACACCGCCCGGCTGCAGATCCTGCTGGCGCACCGGCCGAACGTCTCGTACCCGACCTTCGCGGCGAAGGAGTTCGCCACCCTCGACCAGATCAGCGAGGGCCGGCTCGCCGTCCACTTCATCACCGGCGGCAACGACCACGAACAGCAGCGCGAGGGCGACTTCCTCACCAAGGACGAGCGCTACGGCCGCACCCGCGAGTACATCGAGATCGTCAAGCGGGTGTGGACCGAGCACGAGGCCTTCGACCACGAGGGCGAGCACTACCGTTTCAACGACTTCGTCTCCGACGTCTTCCCGGTGCGGCAGCCCCACCCGGACGTCTCCTTCGGCGGCTCCTCCCCCGCCGCCTACGCGGCGGGCGGCGCCGTGGCCGACATCTACGCGCTGTGGGGCGAACCGCTGGCCGAGACCGCCCAGCAGATCGACGCCGTGAAGGCGGCGGCGCTCGCCGCCGGACGCGCCACCCCGCCACGTATCCAGGCGGCTTTCCGGCCGATCATCGCTCCTACCGAGGAACTGGCCTGGGAGAAGGCGCACCGCACGGTCGCCGCCATCCAGGAGCGCCGGGCGTCCGGGGCGTGGACGCGCCGCGGCGGCGACCAGCCGCAGAACTCCGGCTCGCAGCGGCTGATCGCGATCGCGGAGCAGGGCGAGCGCTTCGACCGTGCGCTGTGGACCCCCACCGCCGCCGCGACCGGCGGAGCGGGCAACTCCAACGCCCTGGTCGGCACCCCGGAGACGGTGGCACAGGCCCTGCTGGACTACTACGACATCGGCGTGGACATCATCTCCGCCCGCGGCTACGACCTGCTGGGGGACGCCATCGACTTCGGCCGCCATGTCATCCCGCTGGTCCGTGCGGAGGTCGCCAAGCGTGACGCGGAGGGGACCGGCCGGTGA
- a CDS encoding putative leader peptide has translation MRVRPCDSVCRPYGSFELRVARRHVDLLRVSSALCPRVRPVR, from the coding sequence GTGCGGGTACGACCCTGCGACAGCGTGTGCCGCCCGTACGGGTCCTTCGAACTGCGCGTCGCGCGGCGCCATGTCGATCTGCTCCGGGTGAGCAGCGCGCTGTGTCCCCGGGTGCGCCCGGTCCGCTGA
- a CDS encoding ATP-binding SpoIIE family protein phosphatase, with amino-acid sequence MDSYLPPGDTPDLDLNVVSQALAGLTPRPGTQSRAQPCRPANSGHSDGEKPVEPKDKEQILGAITVDRDLRIVSSNLGPRCFDGLTAVPGEPFVDLLPPSDVPAVTRRLRRVVETRDPHVARVQRIPKPDGSELIVSLSILPSPPPDDGLTISFIDMARRFHLYAAASSIGTTLDVGETARALAASLLPWGDVVAVSLDYNVWTGEQVEDRTRLRRAALAPERSWPDGFLTPGEDLPQRARVFLGQDTEAHDVQGTVVLPDRAAIERALGGDPRLLRALVPMEGPLCMAGVPLIVEGPDGEAPIVLGVAEVWRRPDGPLGPFGEDLIDMQELVSRTAGHVDNARRHEREHAQVIALQQRLLPPSPTSTIEIASAYEPTTPDSAGVGGDWVSSFPLPGGRTALVVGDVVGHGLGAAAAMGQLSMEARAHLSAGLPPDEVLARLDETVTLLDDSETGLAAGYSALNSTCCIVCYDPVENRCTMSSAGHLPPVLVHPGGRVEIITPRAHPGLGTAFVSDEPFETTEFGAEPGSLVALYTDGLVESTSASIEEGIGTLSRALARIRPGDDLKEAVSRTVGALDPHRHGLRDDVTLMIARMVGRPRGDVATVSLPVGDPRIVPRARSLAAVRLRRWGLHERTYDATLVVGELVTNALRHGAGEITLRLIRTGSRSVVCEVSDPGNGRPWQHRADPLDEHGRGLLVVHAVADRWGVRWNDDGGKTVWAELTA; translated from the coding sequence ATGGACTCTTACCTTCCGCCGGGCGACACCCCCGATCTCGACTTGAACGTGGTCAGCCAGGCGCTCGCGGGTCTGACCCCGAGGCCCGGCACACAGTCACGTGCACAGCCGTGCCGCCCCGCGAACAGCGGCCACAGCGATGGGGAGAAGCCGGTCGAGCCCAAGGACAAGGAGCAGATCCTGGGCGCGATCACGGTCGACCGCGACCTGCGGATCGTCAGTTCCAATCTGGGCCCGCGGTGCTTCGACGGGTTGACCGCCGTCCCGGGAGAACCCTTCGTGGACCTGCTCCCGCCGAGCGACGTGCCGGCGGTCACCCGCCGGCTGCGGCGCGTGGTGGAGACCCGCGACCCCCATGTGGCCCGTGTCCAGCGGATCCCCAAGCCGGACGGCTCTGAACTGATCGTCTCGCTGAGCATTCTGCCGTCCCCGCCGCCGGACGACGGCCTGACCATCTCGTTCATCGACATGGCCCGGCGCTTCCACCTCTACGCCGCCGCCTCGTCCATCGGCACCACCCTCGACGTCGGGGAGACCGCCCGGGCGCTGGCCGCCTCGCTGCTGCCCTGGGGCGACGTCGTGGCGGTCTCGCTCGACTACAACGTCTGGACGGGGGAGCAGGTCGAGGACCGTACCCGGCTGCGGCGCGCCGCCCTCGCCCCCGAGCGGTCCTGGCCCGACGGCTTCCTCACACCGGGCGAGGACCTTCCCCAGCGGGCCCGCGTGTTCCTGGGTCAGGACACGGAGGCCCACGACGTCCAGGGCACCGTCGTACTGCCGGACCGGGCCGCGATCGAGCGGGCGCTGGGCGGGGACCCCAGGCTGCTGAGGGCCCTGGTGCCCATGGAGGGGCCGCTGTGCATGGCCGGCGTTCCGCTGATCGTGGAGGGGCCGGACGGGGAGGCCCCGATCGTGCTGGGCGTCGCGGAGGTGTGGCGGCGCCCGGACGGGCCGCTGGGGCCTTTCGGCGAAGACCTGATCGACATGCAGGAACTGGTCTCCAGAACGGCCGGGCACGTCGACAACGCCCGCCGGCACGAGCGCGAGCACGCCCAGGTCATCGCGCTCCAGCAACGGCTGCTGCCGCCGTCGCCGACCAGCACGATCGAGATCGCCAGCGCCTACGAGCCCACCACCCCCGACAGCGCGGGGGTGGGCGGCGACTGGGTTTCCAGCTTTCCGCTGCCCGGCGGGCGTACCGCCCTGGTGGTCGGCGACGTCGTCGGACACGGCCTCGGCGCGGCGGCGGCCATGGGCCAGCTCAGCATGGAAGCGCGGGCCCATCTGTCGGCCGGCCTGCCGCCGGACGAGGTCCTGGCCCGGCTGGACGAGACGGTGACCCTCCTGGACGACTCCGAGACGGGGCTCGCGGCCGGCTACAGCGCGCTGAACAGCACCTGCTGCATCGTCTGCTACGACCCCGTGGAGAACCGCTGCACCATGAGCAGCGCCGGCCACCTGCCCCCGGTTCTCGTGCACCCCGGCGGCCGGGTGGAGATCATCACCCCGCGCGCCCACCCGGGGCTCGGCACCGCGTTCGTCTCCGATGAGCCCTTCGAGACCACGGAGTTCGGTGCGGAGCCCGGATCACTGGTGGCGCTCTACACCGACGGGCTGGTCGAGAGCACCTCGGCGTCGATCGAGGAGGGCATCGGCACGCTGTCGCGGGCGCTGGCACGCATACGCCCCGGCGACGACCTCAAGGAGGCGGTCTCCCGTACGGTCGGCGCACTGGACCCGCACCGGCACGGGCTGCGCGACGACGTGACGCTGATGATCGCGCGCATGGTCGGCAGGCCCCGCGGGGACGTCGCCACGGTGTCCCTGCCGGTGGGCGACCCACGGATCGTCCCCCGCGCACGGTCGCTCGCGGCCGTCCGGCTGCGGCGCTGGGGGCTGCACGAGCGGACCTACGACGCCACGCTCGTGGTGGGCGAACTGGTCACCAATGCCCTGCGCCACGGCGCGGGGGAGATCACCCTGCGGCTGATCCGCACCGGCAGCCGCAGCGTCGTGTGCGAGGTCAGCGATCCCGGCAACGGCCGGCCGTGGCAGCACCGGGCCGATCCGCTGGACGAGCACGGACGCGGTCTGCTCGTCGTGCACGCGGTCGCCGACCGGTGGGGGGTCCGCTGGAACGACGACGGCGGGAAGACCGTCTGGGCCGAGCTGACCGCCTGA
- a CDS encoding type III polyketide synthase, producing MPAYVFPPAVVAGEHAVDTVDILAEVKARHPQAPWLSRIDGIAASTGITTRRWMRSLEEAAAPAVSGLRVPDEPLARDALAADGFADGDVDRIVAALDAIPAPRTIEERNAPAWEAVQEYGERAARQALATAGLEPADVDCLITSHSTTPALPGLDVALANRLPLRGDVLLLPASQWACIAGTRSLALAADLVAADPGRKVLVVISEALSTTYQSGDHTLESLITRLLFADTAVAAVVTGSPADGACLRLDAAWHHTLPDTMGLHRLETRHDGVHFLMDRSGPRAVQRTVLAMWEWLRGRHSDLGWHPDLLLAHPGGTRVLEYMQQTMPEGWPAGLLEHSWDSYGTGNRGGAAVFDILERAHRSGQKPGARTVLYAAAPGLTATALEGEWL from the coding sequence GTGCCTGCCTATGTCTTCCCCCCGGCCGTGGTGGCCGGGGAGCACGCCGTGGACACCGTCGACATCCTCGCGGAGGTGAAGGCCCGCCATCCGCAGGCGCCTTGGCTCTCCCGGATCGACGGAATCGCCGCCTCCACCGGGATCACGACCCGCCGGTGGATGCGCAGCCTGGAGGAGGCGGCCGCCCCGGCCGTCTCGGGTCTCCGGGTGCCGGACGAGCCCCTCGCCCGCGACGCGCTGGCCGCCGACGGGTTCGCCGACGGCGACGTCGACCGGATCGTGGCCGCGCTGGACGCCATCCCGGCGCCCCGCACGATCGAGGAGCGCAACGCACCCGCGTGGGAGGCGGTGCAGGAGTACGGCGAGCGGGCGGCCCGTCAGGCCCTGGCCACGGCCGGTCTGGAGCCGGCCGATGTGGACTGCCTGATCACCAGCCACTCCACCACCCCCGCCCTGCCCGGTCTGGACGTGGCCCTCGCCAACCGGCTGCCGCTGCGGGGCGACGTGCTGCTGCTTCCGGCGAGCCAGTGGGCCTGTATCGCCGGCACCCGCTCGCTGGCGCTGGCCGCCGATCTGGTGGCCGCCGACCCGGGCCGGAAGGTGCTGGTGGTCATATCGGAGGCGCTGAGCACCACCTACCAGTCGGGCGACCACACCCTGGAGTCCCTGATCACCCGGCTGCTCTTCGCGGACACCGCGGTCGCCGCGGTGGTGACGGGCAGCCCGGCGGACGGAGCGTGCCTGCGGCTGGACGCCGCCTGGCACCACACCCTGCCGGACACCATGGGCCTGCACCGGCTGGAGACCCGCCACGACGGCGTGCACTTCCTGATGGACCGGTCCGGGCCGCGGGCCGTGCAGCGCACCGTCCTGGCGATGTGGGAGTGGCTGCGCGGCCGGCACTCCGACCTGGGCTGGCACCCCGATCTGCTGCTGGCGCACCCCGGAGGGACCCGGGTGCTGGAGTACATGCAGCAGACCATGCCCGAGGGCTGGCCCGCCGGACTGCTGGAGCACAGCTGGGACAGCTACGGCACGGGCAACCGCGGCGGCGCCGCCGTGTTCGACATCCTGGAGCGCGCCCACCGCTCCGGCCAGAAGCCCGGTGCCCGCACCGTCCTGTACGCGGCGGCGCCCGGCCTGACCGCGACCGCCCTGGAAGGGGAGTGGCTGTAA
- a CDS encoding LLM class F420-dependent oxidoreductase, translating into MKFGISTFITDLSIRPAPLGRALEERGFDSVFIAEHSHIPAARQSPYPSGGELPDRYYRTLDPFVALTAVATVTERLLVGTGVALISQRDPIHTAKEVASLDLISGGRALFGVGVGWNREEMANHGTDFTTRGRLVNERLRAITALWTEEKAEFHGEFVDFDPVYAWPKPVRKPHPPIFVGGGRRAFPRVAEFGDAWLANSVPPEALGPQIEELRAVAGRDIPVTVFAAPAEPGAIEGYAALGVERVLLYLPSDPEQEALAHLDRFAGIAARFR; encoded by the coding sequence ATGAAGTTCGGGATCTCCACCTTCATCACCGATCTGAGCATCCGGCCCGCCCCGCTCGGGCGGGCTCTCGAAGAGCGCGGATTCGACTCCGTGTTCATCGCGGAGCACAGCCACATCCCGGCCGCGCGCCAGTCGCCCTATCCCAGCGGCGGCGAACTGCCGGACAGGTACTACCGCACCCTGGATCCCTTCGTGGCGCTGACCGCGGTCGCCACGGTCACCGAGCGGCTGCTGGTGGGCACCGGCGTCGCCCTGATCTCGCAGCGCGACCCGATCCACACCGCGAAGGAGGTCGCCTCACTCGACCTGATCTCCGGGGGGCGGGCCCTCTTCGGTGTCGGTGTGGGCTGGAACCGGGAGGAGATGGCGAACCACGGCACCGACTTCACCACCAGGGGCCGGCTGGTCAACGAGCGGCTGCGGGCGATCACCGCGTTGTGGACCGAGGAGAAGGCCGAGTTCCACGGCGAGTTCGTCGACTTCGACCCCGTCTACGCCTGGCCCAAGCCGGTGCGCAAACCGCACCCGCCGATCTTCGTCGGCGGCGGCAGGCGCGCCTTTCCCCGGGTCGCCGAGTTCGGCGACGCCTGGCTCGCCAACTCCGTGCCGCCCGAGGCGCTGGGACCGCAGATCGAGGAGCTACGGGCCGTGGCGGGCCGGGACATCCCGGTGACGGTCTTCGCCGCGCCCGCCGAGCCCGGCGCGATCGAGGGCTACGCGGCACTCGGCGTCGAGCGTGTACTGCTCTACCTGCCGTCCGACCCCGAGCAGGAGGCGCTGGCGCATCTCGACCGGTTCGCCGGGATCGCGGCCCGCTTCCGCTGA
- a CDS encoding DUF2637 domain-containing protein, translating to MQETYPDQIIENFDTTQPSFFDEWRDLEVTDQHEGLTDHFRTVGRHWTSDISEDRPFRRHRHRHRKVQPKVVRKVPPKPERRRASREEKLSFAMGAATLVIMAVVCALGGRVTHDPLRRLAGADAPRQLADWWPLLVYGPWTVASLSILRAALHQRRAPHSWCVVLMFSMFAMAFCIDQAPRTITGATVASLPTIATVSCFHQLVRQITLTRPPRRGGAGRRGPL from the coding sequence ATGCAAGAGACCTATCCCGACCAGATTATCGAGAACTTCGACACGACCCAGCCGTCCTTCTTCGACGAATGGCGCGACCTTGAGGTCACCGACCAGCACGAAGGTCTCACCGACCATTTCCGTACCGTAGGTCGGCACTGGACGTCGGATATCAGCGAGGACCGGCCGTTCCGGCGGCACCGGCACCGGCACCGGAAGGTGCAGCCGAAGGTGGTCCGGAAGGTCCCCCCGAAGCCCGAGCGGCGCCGGGCGAGCCGCGAGGAGAAGCTGAGCTTCGCCATGGGGGCGGCCACGCTCGTCATCATGGCGGTGGTCTGTGCGCTCGGCGGGAGGGTGACCCACGATCCGCTGCGAAGGCTGGCCGGGGCGGACGCACCCCGCCAGTTGGCGGACTGGTGGCCGCTCCTGGTCTACGGGCCGTGGACGGTTGCCTCCTTGTCCATCCTGCGGGCCGCTCTCCACCAGCGCCGCGCCCCGCACTCCTGGTGCGTGGTACTGATGTTCTCCATGTTCGCGATGGCGTTCTGCATCGACCAGGCGCCCCGCACGATCACCGGCGCGACCGTGGCAAGCCTTCCCACCATCGCGACGGTCTCCTGCTTCCACCAGCTGGTCCGCCAGATCACCCTCACCCGGCCGCCGCGGCGCGGTGGCGCCGGCCGTCGCGGCCCACTGTGA
- a CDS encoding fatty acyl-AMP ligase gives MPKAVEDTLISHLARAVREHPDSPAFTFVDFAADPAGHRTSLTWAELGRRVDAVARTLQLAGCTGERVAVVAPQGPAYVVGFLGALRAGAVAVPLFPPHLPGHDQRLISALVDAAPVCLLTTTEAKPGVLEFCSARRLPGADRIIAVDAAQTGEDPPGETDGYEYFAAHPSDCAYLQYTSGSTRTPTGVEITHANVVANVRQSVEAFGVDREENHVVSWLPLFHDMGLVLAVAIPVVRAVHSVLMDPAAFIQHPVRWLELLGEYPGAVTAAPNFAYDYCVRRVAEAARTDLALHGVSVMINGSEPIRAATLSRFEQAFAPCGLRPQTMRPSYGLAEATVFVSTSRARRAPEVTVFDRESFKKGKLHPDPGAADGSGTELVSCGEPVGQEITIADPDGGYALPEGTVGEIWVRGPNVARGYWRSPVRSVDTFRAELADAPADGRDAGHWLRTGDLGALYDGCLYVTGRIKDLVIIDGVNHYPQDIETTVQEAHAFIRTNHVAAFSLTVGSGERLVVVAEHSSRIDDPEPAREEIVRAVRRAIAAGHGATLHDFVLAPPGTVPRTSSGKVARGACRTRYLAGDWPGRAQFDLTEAGGEE, from the coding sequence ATGCCGAAAGCCGTCGAGGACACCTTGATCAGCCACCTGGCGCGCGCCGTGCGAGAACATCCGGACAGCCCCGCCTTCACCTTTGTCGACTTCGCAGCCGATCCGGCGGGCCACCGCACCTCGCTGACATGGGCCGAACTCGGTCGCAGGGTGGACGCCGTGGCCAGGACACTCCAGCTGGCCGGGTGCACCGGCGAGCGGGTGGCGGTGGTCGCCCCGCAGGGGCCCGCGTACGTGGTCGGTTTCCTGGGGGCACTGCGCGCCGGAGCCGTGGCGGTGCCGCTCTTCCCGCCGCACCTGCCCGGCCATGACCAACGGCTCATCTCCGCGCTCGTCGACGCCGCACCGGTCTGCCTCCTCACCACGACCGAGGCGAAGCCCGGGGTGCTGGAGTTCTGCTCCGCCCGCAGACTGCCGGGCGCCGACCGGATCATCGCGGTCGACGCCGCGCAGACGGGCGAGGACCCGCCGGGAGAGACCGACGGCTACGAATACTTCGCGGCGCATCCGAGCGATTGCGCCTATCTCCAATACACTTCCGGATCCACCAGGACACCCACCGGGGTCGAAATCACCCACGCGAATGTCGTCGCCAATGTGCGGCAGTCCGTGGAGGCTTTCGGTGTCGACCGCGAAGAGAACCATGTGGTGTCGTGGCTCCCGCTCTTCCACGACATGGGGCTCGTCCTCGCGGTCGCCATTCCGGTCGTGCGTGCCGTGCACTCGGTGCTCATGGACCCCGCTGCCTTCATCCAGCACCCAGTGCGCTGGCTGGAGTTGCTCGGCGAGTATCCCGGCGCGGTCACCGCGGCCCCCAATTTCGCGTACGACTACTGCGTGCGGCGGGTGGCCGAAGCCGCCCGGACCGATCTCGCGCTGCACGGCGTATCGGTGATGATCAACGGCAGCGAGCCGATCAGGGCCGCCACCCTCAGCCGCTTCGAGCAGGCGTTCGCGCCCTGCGGTCTGCGTCCCCAGACCATGCGTCCCTCGTACGGGTTGGCCGAGGCCACCGTGTTCGTCTCCACCTCGCGGGCCCGCCGGGCACCGGAAGTCACCGTCTTCGACCGGGAGTCGTTCAAAAAGGGCAAGCTGCACCCGGATCCGGGCGCGGCGGACGGCAGCGGCACAGAACTCGTCTCCTGCGGGGAACCGGTCGGCCAGGAGATCACCATCGCGGACCCCGACGGCGGGTACGCCCTGCCGGAAGGCACGGTGGGGGAGATCTGGGTCCGCGGCCCCAACGTGGCCCGCGGCTACTGGCGCAGCCCGGTCCGCAGTGTGGACACCTTCCGCGCCGAACTGGCCGACGCCCCGGCCGACGGCAGGGACGCCGGCCACTGGCTGCGCACCGGAGACCTCGGCGCCCTGTACGACGGCTGCCTCTACGTCACCGGCCGCATCAAGGACCTGGTCATCATCGACGGCGTCAACCACTACCCGCAGGACATCGAGACGACCGTCCAGGAAGCGCACGCGTTCATCCGCACCAACCACGTGGCGGCGTTCTCCCTGACGGTCGGCAGCGGAGAGCGTCTCGTCGTCGTCGCGGAGCACTCCAGCCGGATCGACGACCCCGAGCCGGCGCGCGAGGAGATCGTCCGCGCGGTCCGCCGGGCCATCGCGGCAGGACACGGCGCGACCCTGCACGACTTCGTGCTGGCGCCCCCCGGCACCGTGCCGCGCACCAGCAGCGGCAAGGTCGCACGCGGCGCCTGCCGGACCCGCTACCTCGCCGGGGACTGGCCAGGACGGGCCCAGTTCGACCTGACCGAGGCCGGAGGCGAGGAATGA